The Candidatus Desulfovibrio trichonymphae region TCAAGATTTGGCGGCGCAAGTCCGATCCTGCCCAGTTCTTCCGCGTCAGAAGAATAGGCCACGCGGTGCATAAAATCATAGATGCGCAGCCGTTTTACCGGCAGGCCCTGAATGACGGATTGTACAACCTTGTCAAGACGCTCGTACTGTTCCAGCTGGCGTAGCGCAATGTGCCCGTGCGCCAAAACAGTGGGCAGGATGAAACGTCGGAACATCTGATGATTGAGGTTAACGACCAGATAACGGATAAAATCTTCTTGGCGCGTCAGCAGTGTTTCGCGTGCCGAATTAGAAATAAAAAATGAAAGTCCAAGGGTTGTCAGCAAAATAACCAGCAGAGAGAACCACGAGAGGCTGCGGGCATAGCTCAAGGCCAAATCTTTACCTGTGTCAAGCATGCTTGCTGCGCCTTGATGAGGTTCCCGCCGGTCGGGGGAAGTGTCTTCCATGGCCGATTTGTTTTTAACGATCATGGACTAAAAATGCTGTTCTTTTTTTGCTGCAGACAGAAAGGCGAACAGATCGGCTTCTTCCTGCAGGTATCCGGTTGCGCCAAGCCGGGCGTTTGCAAGGCGTTTACCGAGTTCTACCGCTGGCTGATCAAGGGGGTTGATGTCCATGAGCCATCCGGTAAAAAGAGTTGCAGCTTCCAGAAGCATCATAAGCGCGCCGGCTGCCCTCGGGCTTGTATCATGCATTTCCAGATGGACAAGCGGTACGCCGCTTTCAGAAAGAGCCATGCGCGTGCCGAGAGATTCCGCTTCGAGCAGGCTGCCGAAAGCCTTGCCGCGCAGCCAGGCCCACTGTTCAGGGAGATCCGTGCCGAAATTTCTGCCGGCGGCTTGAACGCGGCTTGTCAAAAAAAGGCACCCCTTGTTGCGCGGGCCATCCAGAAACATCTGGTTAACTGAGTGTTGGTCAGTCACGCCTGTTGCCGGAACAGGCATGGTTCCCATACTTTTTTTGCCGAGGCTTTCCGCCCAGAGTTGCGCGAACCACAGACCATATGCGGACCATGTGGGAATGTAGCAGAAGAAAACAAGCTGTGAGTATTGGTGAACTTCCAGCTCATGGGCCCAACAAGCAAGAGCAAAAGCGGGGTGTGAGCCGATGTTTGACGGATTTTGCGTGAGCGGGCGGGCCACATCGGCCGCTCCGTCCAGCAGAGACTGCCAGTCAATGCCGAGAAAAGCCGCAGGTAAAAGACCGACCGCGGAGAGGGCGGAGTAACGCCCTCCCAGGCAATTCGGCACTTCCAGAGATATCAGGGCGTGGCGTAGCGCTTCTTCGCGCAGATAACCCTTTGTTTTATCGGTGATTACGATCATCCTTTGCGTCCAGTTCCGACCGAAAGCTGTCTTAAGCCAGTCGCAGGCAAGAAAATATTGCGCCAGTGTCTCAATGGTGCCTCCGGATTTGCTGATGCACACCACCACTGTTTCCGCCGGGTTGAGTTTGCTGAGCCATGCGTCAAAGGTCTGCGCGCAGACATTGTCGGCAATCCACAGCCACGGGCCCTGATGCTCCGGCCCGTCCTGCCCCGGAGCAAAAGCGCGTTGTATGGCCCGCGCGCCAAGTGCCGAACCTCCTATGCCCAGCACGAGCATATGCTTGCAGATTTTCAGACGGGGGAGCACAAGAGGCAATTCGACAACGAGTTTTTCCCGATAAGACATGGTCAGGAAGGGCAATGCGCCGGCAGCCGTTTCATAGGCAAGACGTTGTGACAAGTCTGCCTGACGGGCCGCAACGGCGCGCGCGTTATTTTTGGACAGACGATGCGTGTATGCCTGGGACCATTCAAGAGTATGGGGCATGTGATCCTCAGCAAGTTATGGCATTGGTTGTAAAACAACGCCACTGATCCGGGTTTTATGGGTTTGCGGGCC contains the following coding sequences:
- a CDS encoding glucose-6-phosphate isomerase encodes the protein MPHTLEWSQAYTHRLSKNNARAVAARQADLSQRLAYETAAGALPFLTMSYREKLVVELPLVLPRLKICKHMLVLGIGGSALGARAIQRAFAPGQDGPEHQGPWLWIADNVCAQTFDAWLSKLNPAETVVVCISKSGGTIETLAQYFLACDWLKTAFGRNWTQRMIVITDKTKGYLREEALRHALISLEVPNCLGGRYSALSAVGLLPAAFLGIDWQSLLDGAADVARPLTQNPSNIGSHPAFALACWAHELEVHQYSQLVFFCYIPTWSAYGLWFAQLWAESLGKKSMGTMPVPATGVTDQHSVNQMFLDGPRNKGCLFLTSRVQAAGRNFGTDLPEQWAWLRGKAFGSLLEAESLGTRMALSESGVPLVHLEMHDTSPRAAGALMMLLEAATLFTGWLMDINPLDQPAVELGKRLANARLGATGYLQEEADLFAFLSAAKKEQHF